The Paenibacillus macerans genome includes a window with the following:
- a CDS encoding SDR family oxidoreductase: MAEQLAERGDGAVLVSGGLPVALVTGTSSGFGLLTVLTLARRGYRVVAAMRDLERRHELEQRAAREGTAERIRCVRLDVTEHASIGPAVDEIVRRYGRLDMLVNNAGMAVGGFVEEVPMEDWRRQMETNLFGVIAVTRAVLPVMRAQRRGLVVNVSSVSGLAGFPGYAPYAASKFAIEGFSESLRHEIRPFGVRVVLVEPGAYRTPIWNKGIGEIRIDPGSPYRAQLEAVLRYSRKAAETAPDPQEVADLIGRIAGMRAPRLRYALGQGSRLLIWSKALLPWKWLEWIFAKALR, encoded by the coding sequence ATGGCGGAGCAACTAGCTGAGCGGGGTGACGGTGCCGTCCTGGTAAGCGGCGGCCTGCCGGTCGCTCTCGTTACGGGGACGTCCAGCGGATTTGGCCTGCTCACAGTTCTGACGCTTGCCCGTAGAGGGTACCGGGTCGTGGCCGCGATGCGCGACTTGGAGCGCAGGCATGAGCTTGAGCAGCGGGCGGCCCGCGAGGGGACGGCGGAGCGGATCCGCTGCGTCCGTCTCGATGTGACGGAGCACGCGTCGATTGGACCGGCCGTGGACGAGATCGTCCGCCGGTACGGGCGGTTGGACATGCTGGTGAACAACGCGGGCATGGCCGTCGGGGGCTTCGTCGAAGAGGTGCCGATGGAAGACTGGCGGCGCCAGATGGAGACGAATCTGTTCGGAGTCATTGCGGTGACGCGGGCGGTGCTGCCGGTGATGCGCGCGCAGCGGCGGGGGCTGGTGGTCAACGTCTCCAGCGTCAGCGGATTAGCCGGTTTTCCCGGTTATGCGCCTTACGCCGCTTCCAAATTCGCCATTGAGGGCTTCTCGGAAAGCCTGCGTCATGAAATACGGCCGTTTGGCGTCCGGGTCGTGCTGGTGGAGCCGGGGGCTTACCGTACCCCGATCTGGAACAAAGGAATCGGCGAGATTCGCATTGATCCCGGATCACCCTACCGAGCGCAGCTTGAGGCGGTGCTGCGGTATTCGCGCAAGGCGGCTGAGACGGCGCCCGATCCGCAGGAGGTGGCCGATCTGATCGGGCGAATCGCCGGCATGCGCGCTCCGCGCCTGCGGTATGCGCTGGGGCAGGGCTCTCGCCT
- a CDS encoding F390 synthetase-related protein has product MLGTLRIVYHYWLTRRRRKWSSRVRLERWQERRVIRHIRWVRANSAFYREWWNGLEDSAWRSFPLMDKALMMEHFDRINTAGILKEEALALAAAGEATRNFSPVIKGITVGLSSGTSGNRGLFLVSGREQNAWTGTVLAKLLPGGLRKPAKIAFFLRANSNLYESVRRGKLEFRYFDLLDPVGRLVERMEAYRPTVWVAPPSMLRMLADEFTAGRLTARPSKLISVAEVLDPLDRNVIERTFGQTVHQAYQCTEGFLGATCERGTLHLNEDVVHIEKEYLDPATRRFVPIVTDFSRTTQPIVRYRLNDVLTEAAEPCPCGCPFTAIVRIEGRCDDILYFPHSRTGEPVAVFPDFVARAVIAVSAAIEHYRVVQLAGGELDISLQLAADSSRADVEAEVSRQLQELSRRLESDLPEVRFSPYRFVPGVTKLRRVERKAAE; this is encoded by the coding sequence ATCTTGGGTACGCTGCGGATCGTATATCATTACTGGCTTACGCGCCGGAGACGAAAATGGAGCAGCCGGGTCCGTCTTGAGCGTTGGCAGGAACGCCGGGTGATTCGCCACATCCGGTGGGTTCGGGCTAACTCTGCTTTTTACCGCGAATGGTGGAACGGTCTTGAGGATTCGGCGTGGCGAAGCTTTCCCCTGATGGACAAGGCGCTGATGATGGAGCATTTCGACCGGATCAATACGGCCGGCATCCTGAAAGAGGAAGCGCTGGCGTTGGCCGCCGCGGGGGAGGCTACCCGCAATTTCAGCCCTGTGATCAAAGGCATCACGGTCGGGCTGTCGTCCGGAACGTCGGGCAATCGCGGACTGTTTCTGGTGAGCGGGCGGGAGCAGAATGCCTGGACCGGCACGGTGCTGGCAAAGCTGCTGCCCGGAGGGCTGCGGAAGCCGGCGAAGATCGCCTTTTTCTTGCGGGCGAACAGCAATCTGTACGAATCGGTGCGGCGCGGCAAGCTGGAATTCCGGTATTTTGACCTGCTGGACCCGGTCGGCAGACTGGTGGAGCGCATGGAGGCGTACCGGCCAACGGTGTGGGTCGCCCCGCCCTCCATGCTGAGAATGCTGGCGGACGAATTCACGGCGGGCAGACTGACGGCGCGGCCGTCCAAGCTGATCTCGGTCGCCGAAGTGCTGGATCCGCTGGACCGGAACGTTATCGAGAGAACGTTTGGGCAAACCGTCCACCAGGCCTACCAGTGCACCGAAGGTTTTTTGGGGGCGACGTGCGAGCGGGGGACGCTGCACTTGAACGAGGATGTCGTCCACATTGAAAAAGAATACCTCGACCCGGCCACCCGGCGCTTCGTGCCGATCGTGACCGACTTCTCCCGCACCACCCAGCCGATCGTGCGCTACCGCCTGAACGATGTGCTGACCGAAGCGGCGGAGCCCTGCCCCTGCGGCTGCCCCTTCACCGCCATCGTGCGGATCGAAGGGCGCTGTGACGATATCCTGTATTTTCCTCATAGCCGTACGGGGGAACCGGTCGCGGTGTTTCCGGATTTTGTGGCGCGGGCGGTGATTGCCGTCTCGGCTGCGATCGAGCATTACCGGGTTGTCCAGCTCGCCGGCGGGGAGCTCGATATCTCGCTGCAGCTTGCGGCGGACAGTTCTCGCGCGGACGTTGAGGCCGAAGTAAGCAGGCAGCTTCAGGAACTGAGCCGCAGGCTGGAAAGCGACTTGCCCGAGGTCCGCTTTAGCCCGTACCGCTTCGTTCCGGGGGTGACCAAGCTGCGTAGGGTGGAACGAAAGGCTGCTGAATAG
- a CDS encoding MBL fold metallo-hydrolase: MLKSIQTTAPAKAAGVLTSLPPGAPKAQTSPPPEASKAKASLPLEASKAQASSPPEASKAKASLPPEASKAQSSFPAKVRVQLYLGAAGYCVHPEFLTLRGGRLRPVRFPAGFACIVHPRHGPVMVDTGYSFRFFEETSRLPNALYRYITPVVYEERDSAANWLRERFGMEPEQIKYVILTHFHADHIAGVKDFPQAKLIYLPQAYEAVRSLRPLAAVRAGFLPGLLPDPERFAARSEPIDTGAQRFRLGPEFPFAEGFDVFGDGSVIAVEVSGHAEGMIGLFASTEEADYFLCADAVWSSRAFREGRRPHPAAGIIMSDRREYGRSFDRLTELHRKYPDIRIVPSHCTEALRLWGSEAMER, encoded by the coding sequence ATGTTGAAGAGCATCCAAACGACCGCTCCGGCTAAGGCGGCCGGGGTCCTGACAAGCCTCCCGCCTGGGGCGCCTAAGGCTCAAACAAGCCCTCCGCCTGAGGCGTCCAAGGCTAAAGCAAGCCTTCCGCTTGAGGCGTCCAAGGCCCAAGCAAGCTCTCCGCCTGAGGCGTCCAAGGCTAAAGCAAGCCTTCCGCCAGAAGCGTCAAAGGCTCAGTCAAGCTTCCCCGCAAAGGTCAGGGTGCAATTGTATTTGGGTGCGGCCGGGTACTGCGTTCATCCGGAATTTTTGACCCTGCGCGGCGGACGGCTGCGCCCGGTCCGGTTCCCGGCGGGATTTGCCTGCATCGTCCATCCGCGGCACGGGCCGGTGATGGTGGATACGGGGTACAGCTTCCGCTTTTTTGAGGAGACCTCCCGGCTGCCGAATGCGCTGTACCGGTATATTACGCCGGTGGTGTACGAGGAGCGCGACAGCGCCGCAAACTGGCTGCGGGAGAGGTTCGGCATGGAGCCGGAACAGATCAAATACGTGATTTTGACGCATTTTCATGCCGATCATATCGCGGGCGTCAAAGATTTTCCGCAGGCCAAACTGATTTATTTGCCCCAAGCCTACGAGGCCGTACGCTCGCTGCGTCCCCTGGCCGCCGTTAGAGCCGGGTTCCTGCCCGGCCTGCTGCCGGACCCCGAGCGGTTCGCCGCAAGATCGGAGCCCATTGACACGGGTGCGCAGCGATTCCGCTTGGGGCCGGAGTTTCCTTTTGCCGAAGGATTCGACGTCTTCGGGGACGGCAGCGTGATCGCCGTGGAAGTATCCGGCCATGCGGAGGGGATGATCGGACTGTTCGCGAGTACGGAGGAGGCCGACTATTTTCTCTGCGCGGATGCGGTCTGGTCTAGCCGGGCGTTCCGCGAAGGGCGCAGGCCGCATCCGGCGGCGGGGATCATCATGTCGGACAGGCGGGAATACGGACGCAGCTTCGACCGGTTGACGGAGCTGCACCGGAAGTATCCGGACATCCGGATCGTGCCCAGCCACTGTACCGAGGCGCTTAGGTTGTGGGGATCGGAGGCGATGGAACGTTGA
- a CDS encoding NAD-dependent epimerase/dehydratase family protein, producing the protein MKALVTGATGFLGGHLARRLLREGWDVTGIGRNPEQGRRLEAEGIRFRNQDLRDESGTAAACTGQDAVFHCAALSSPWGKYRDFYGCNVEVARILAEASLREGVRRFIHVSTPSVYFDYAPRLDIRESEPLPVKGANHYAVTKRLAEQVVERYHAMGLPSVIIRPRAVFGPNDQALFPRIVAASGKSGVPLIGGGKALIDATYVDNAVDALLNAWNAPEDAAGRAYNITNGEPREFAALVETLFRMLDLPLKTRVISYRKAYGAAAVLEGLHRLIPALGEPLLTRYTAGTLALSQTLDITAARALLGYAPRVSLDEGLRRFAEWWRGRSC; encoded by the coding sequence ATGAAAGCATTGGTAACTGGGGCGACGGGGTTTTTGGGAGGACATCTGGCCAGGCGGCTGCTCCGGGAGGGCTGGGACGTAACCGGCATCGGACGCAATCCCGAACAGGGCCGGCGGCTCGAGGCTGAAGGCATCAGGTTCCGCAATCAGGATTTGCGTGACGAGAGCGGCACTGCCGCCGCTTGCACTGGGCAGGATGCGGTCTTTCACTGCGCGGCGTTATCCTCGCCATGGGGCAAATACCGCGACTTCTACGGCTGCAATGTGGAGGTAGCCCGGATACTCGCCGAGGCCAGCCTGCGAGAGGGAGTGCGCCGCTTCATTCATGTATCGACTCCAAGCGTATATTTCGATTACGCCCCCCGCCTGGACATCCGCGAGTCCGAGCCGCTGCCGGTGAAAGGAGCGAATCATTATGCCGTCACAAAACGCCTGGCGGAGCAGGTTGTGGAGCGGTATCACGCCATGGGGCTGCCGTCGGTCATTATCCGGCCGAGAGCGGTATTCGGCCCCAATGACCAGGCGCTGTTCCCGCGCATCGTCGCCGCGAGCGGCAAATCCGGCGTACCGCTGATCGGCGGGGGGAAGGCGCTGATCGACGCGACCTACGTGGACAACGCCGTGGACGCGCTGCTGAACGCCTGGAACGCCCCCGAAGATGCGGCGGGCCGGGCCTATAACATTACGAACGGCGAGCCGCGGGAATTCGCCGCGCTGGTGGAGACACTGTTCCGCATGCTGGACCTGCCGCTGAAAACCCGCGTCATTTCCTACCGGAAAGCCTACGGAGCGGCTGCGGTGCTGGAAGGGCTGCACCGGCTGATCCCGGCGCTGGGCGAGCCGCTGCTAACGCGTTATACCGCCGGGACGCTCGCCCTCAGCCAGACGCTTGATATTACGGCTGCGCGCGCGCTGCTCGGTTATGCTCCGCGCGTCAGCCTGGACGAAGGGCTGCGGCGTTTTGCGGAATGGTGGAGGGGACGGTCATGTTGA
- a CDS encoding beta-ketoacyl-ACP synthase III codes for MQLRKVKILGTGKYMPSRRVTDEELDRLLGVPAGWTGKITGVGERRYAAEGETSSYMGARAAEMALESAGLNFADIDCLVCTSGTKEQPLPSTAVFIQQAMGEEDSGVPAFDMDATCLSFLNGLDVMSYLVDSGRYRRVLLVATEIASAGLNWADKESAALFGDGAAAVVIGQAEPGEASRIVYASMKTYSRGARYSEIAGGGTRRHASQYSADRPEPFLFSMNGQAIFRMASKLLPEFLDGLLAPSGTRLEDIRLVIPHQGSAMAMRLLRKKLGIAEDRFFDNTRNHGNTIAASIPMGLHEAIAQRRIRRGDRVLMLGTAAGLSLGGLLLDY; via the coding sequence TTGCAGCTTAGAAAAGTAAAAATACTCGGCACGGGAAAATACATGCCTTCGCGGCGCGTCACGGATGAGGAGCTGGACCGTCTGCTTGGCGTTCCGGCCGGATGGACCGGCAAAATCACGGGGGTTGGCGAGCGCCGCTATGCGGCCGAAGGGGAGACGTCATCCTATATGGGAGCGAGGGCGGCGGAAATGGCGCTGGAAAGCGCCGGGCTTAACTTCGCCGACATCGACTGCCTGGTGTGCACGAGCGGCACGAAGGAGCAGCCGCTGCCCAGCACGGCCGTTTTCATCCAGCAAGCCATGGGCGAGGAGGACTCGGGGGTACCGGCCTTTGATATGGACGCCACCTGTCTAAGCTTCCTGAACGGGCTTGACGTTATGTCGTACCTGGTCGATTCGGGCCGGTACCGGCGGGTGCTGCTGGTGGCGACGGAGATTGCTTCGGCCGGGCTGAATTGGGCCGATAAGGAAAGTGCGGCGCTGTTCGGCGACGGGGCGGCCGCCGTGGTGATCGGCCAGGCCGAACCCGGGGAGGCCTCGCGGATCGTATACGCCTCCATGAAAACATACAGCCGCGGCGCCCGGTACTCGGAGATCGCTGGCGGCGGGACGCGCCGCCATGCGTCGCAATATTCGGCGGATCGCCCCGAGCCGTTCCTGTTCAGCATGAACGGGCAGGCGATTTTTCGCATGGCCTCCAAGCTGCTTCCGGAATTTCTGGACGGTTTGCTGGCTCCGTCGGGGACACGCTTGGAGGATATCCGGCTCGTAATTCCGCATCAGGGCAGCGCGATGGCGATGCGCCTGCTGCGCAAGAAGCTAGGCATTGCGGAGGACCGCTTCTTCGATAATACTCGGAACCATGGGAACACGATCGCCGCTTCCATTCCGATGGGGCTGCATGAAGCGATCGCGCAGCGGCGCATCCGTCGCGGCGACCGGGTGCTGATGCTGGGGACGGCGGCAGGCCTGTCACTGGGAGGGCTGCTGCTTGACTACTAG
- a CDS encoding TIGR01777 family oxidoreductase, protein MPKVVLAGGTGFVGSAFERRFREMGYEIGMISRQASHISWDDRTGMTQALEGADLLVNLAGRSVNCRYTLENRRLILESRTETTRLLGECVLACRRPPALWINSSTATIYRHAEDRPMTEEGGEIGAGFSVDVAKAWEQAFFAFDLPATRQIALRIAIVLDDGGVMGPMRNLVRFGLGGPQGSGRQQFSWIHMEDLFRIVMFLQQHPKLDGVFNASAPHPVTNRELMAGLRRAMGIPIGLPAPRWMLELGARLIRTETELVLKSRWVLPERLLQAGYTFKYDTLDAALKEILSR, encoded by the coding sequence ATGCCCAAAGTGGTGCTGGCCGGAGGCACGGGGTTTGTCGGAAGCGCTTTCGAGCGCCGGTTTAGGGAAATGGGGTATGAGATCGGCATGATTTCCAGGCAGGCTTCCCACATTTCCTGGGATGACCGGACGGGAATGACGCAGGCGCTGGAAGGGGCCGATTTGCTGGTCAATCTTGCTGGCAGATCGGTAAACTGCCGTTATACTCTGGAAAACCGCCGGCTGATCCTGGAGTCGAGAACGGAGACCACGCGCTTGCTCGGGGAGTGCGTTTTGGCGTGCCGCCGTCCTCCGGCGCTGTGGATCAATTCAAGTACGGCAACGATCTACCGGCATGCGGAAGATCGTCCCATGACCGAGGAAGGCGGCGAAATCGGCGCGGGATTTTCGGTTGATGTGGCCAAGGCGTGGGAGCAGGCTTTCTTCGCTTTTGACCTTCCGGCCACGCGGCAGATTGCGCTCCGCATTGCCATCGTGCTGGATGACGGCGGGGTGATGGGGCCGATGCGCAATCTGGTCCGCTTCGGGCTCGGCGGGCCGCAAGGTTCCGGGCGGCAGCAGTTCAGCTGGATTCATATGGAAGACTTGTTCCGGATCGTGATGTTTCTGCAGCAGCATCCCAAGCTGGATGGTGTCTTTAACGCTTCAGCGCCGCATCCGGTCACCAATCGGGAGTTGATGGCCGGCTTGCGCCGGGCGATGGGCATCCCCATCGGGCTGCCGGCGCCGCGCTGGATGCTGGAGCTCGGGGCGCGGCTTATCCGCACGGAGACCGAACTGGTGCTGAAGAGCCGCTGGGTCCTGCCGGAACGGCTGCTGCAGGCAGGATACACGTTTAAGTACGATACGCTGGACGCGGCATTGAAGGAGATCTTGTCGCGTTAG
- a CDS encoding putative quinol monooxygenase: MSKYGMYARFTAKPGERDKLADILLEAAAGAEPVQECELYIVNISDTEPDTVWVTEVWSNKEAHDASLQQEAAKASIQRAMPLIAGVESIQIRPIGGKGI; this comes from the coding sequence ATGAGCAAATACGGAATGTACGCCAGGTTTACCGCCAAACCCGGGGAGCGCGACAAACTGGCCGACATCTTGTTGGAAGCCGCCGCCGGGGCCGAGCCGGTCCAGGAATGCGAATTATATATCGTCAACATCTCCGATACGGAACCGGATACCGTGTGGGTGACGGAAGTCTGGAGCAATAAGGAGGCGCATGACGCCTCACTCCAACAAGAAGCGGCGAAAGCGTCCATCCAGCGGGCCATGCCGCTGATCGCCGGCGTGGAATCCATCCAAATCCGCCCTATCGGCGGCAAGGGCATATAA
- a CDS encoding acyl-CoA dehydrogenase family protein, with protein sequence MDIQYDPYIRSDRERGRLLRLEALAARFADRAAEHDRLGTFPHENIDDLRDFGYMKLTVPEAFGGDGISLYEMVQLQERLAMGDGSTALAVGWHAGKVLNLRESRSWPEPLWAELCRDIVKKGVMINAFASEPATGSPSRGGRPSTTAIAAEGGWVLSGRKNFSTLSPALDRCIVTAYCETTGKTEEFLVMMQDVTIEETWDTLGMRATGSHDVILDHVFVPENHLLKPSGAAIDDGGGWLLHIPACYMGIALAAREFALRFAASCRPNSIKGPIAELPNIRQLIGQMELEQRTARQMLYAAANRWDRHPELRPKLRSDLGLAKLAATNGAIRIVDLAMRIVGGTSLSKSHPLERYYRDVRAGLHNPPMDDAVMALLAGEALEGKLEQKGR encoded by the coding sequence ATGGATATTCAATATGATCCGTATATTCGCAGCGATCGGGAGCGTGGGCGCTTGCTCAGGCTGGAGGCGCTCGCGGCGCGGTTTGCGGACCGGGCTGCGGAGCATGACCGGCTGGGTACATTTCCGCACGAGAACATCGACGATTTGCGCGATTTTGGCTATATGAAGCTGACCGTACCTGAGGCGTTTGGCGGCGACGGCATTTCTTTATATGAAATGGTACAACTGCAGGAACGGCTGGCGATGGGGGACGGCTCCACGGCGCTGGCTGTCGGCTGGCATGCCGGCAAGGTGCTGAACTTGCGGGAAAGCCGCAGTTGGCCTGAACCGCTATGGGCGGAGCTATGCCGGGACATTGTGAAAAAAGGCGTCATGATCAACGCGTTCGCCAGCGAGCCGGCGACCGGAAGCCCGAGCCGCGGCGGCCGGCCCTCGACGACGGCTATAGCGGCGGAGGGCGGCTGGGTGCTGAGCGGCCGGAAAAATTTCAGCACACTGTCACCCGCGCTCGACCGCTGCATCGTCACCGCTTATTGTGAAACGACCGGTAAAACCGAAGAGTTCCTCGTCATGATGCAGGACGTAACGATTGAGGAAACCTGGGACACCCTCGGCATGCGGGCTACGGGCAGCCATGACGTCATCCTCGACCATGTTTTTGTACCGGAAAACCATTTGCTGAAACCCAGCGGCGCTGCAATCGACGACGGCGGCGGATGGCTGCTGCACATTCCGGCCTGCTATATGGGCATCGCTCTGGCCGCGCGTGAATTCGCCCTGCGCTTTGCCGCCTCCTGCCGCCCGAACAGCATCAAAGGCCCGATCGCCGAACTGCCGAACATTCGCCAGCTCATCGGCCAGATGGAACTGGAGCAGCGGACGGCCCGGCAGATGCTGTACGCCGCGGCGAACCGTTGGGACCGCCATCCTGAGCTAAGGCCAAAGCTGCGATCCGACCTCGGGCTCGCCAAACTGGCCGCCACCAACGGCGCGATCCGGATCGTTGATCTGGCGATGCGTATCGTCGGCGGAACGAGCTTGTCGAAAAGCCATCCGCTCGAGCGCTACTACCGCGACGTCCGCGCCGGCCTGCACAATCCGCCGATGGACGATGCGGTTATGGCATTGCTGGCGGGCGAGGCGCTGGAGGGAAAGCTGGAACAGAAGGGGCGCTAA
- a CDS encoding alpha/beta fold hydrolase gives MIQPCVVRGKKLHVEIFGKTGSPAVLFLHGGPGESSYEFVYHQAEKLVAELFVIAIDQRGVCRSDKILEDEPFGLKDLIDDCENLRRQLGIKQWSVIGHSFGGYLALIYAADHPDSVANVIFECPTFDFKWTALSLLTKAASIFKTLGDAERSEQCLRLTASNLSARELFDRYIQFGEELGEKKELIYSPYETLTDDSLYTEEEWDEFGERTDIHLSRLREEGKIFESAVPLLSRLSVPSLLILGEHDPVTCERHIRAYKEAAQGEIIMMKGCGHTPHKEQPALYRDTVSKFILAKSKTDRGKNHGRAPESLRIGKWGGC, from the coding sequence ATGATTCAACCATGCGTTGTCCGCGGAAAAAAATTGCATGTCGAGATTTTCGGCAAAACAGGCTCGCCCGCAGTACTTTTTTTGCACGGCGGGCCCGGCGAGAGCAGTTACGAATTTGTGTATCACCAAGCGGAGAAGCTTGTGGCAGAACTTTTTGTCATTGCCATCGATCAACGGGGAGTCTGCCGTTCCGACAAGATTTTGGAAGACGAGCCTTTTGGCCTTAAGGATCTCATTGACGATTGCGAAAATCTCAGGCGGCAACTCGGCATCAAGCAATGGTCGGTGATCGGCCACTCGTTCGGCGGTTATTTGGCTTTGATCTATGCAGCGGACCATCCGGACTCTGTTGCGAACGTTATTTTTGAATGTCCCACGTTCGATTTTAAATGGACTGCGCTAAGCCTGTTGACGAAAGCAGCTTCTATTTTCAAAACTCTGGGCGATGCGGAGCGTTCCGAACAATGTTTGCGATTGACGGCGAGTAACCTTTCCGCGAGGGAGCTTTTTGACCGGTACATTCAGTTTGGAGAAGAACTGGGCGAAAAGAAAGAGCTCATTTACTCCCCATATGAGACGCTGACGGATGATTCTTTGTACACAGAAGAAGAATGGGACGAATTCGGAGAAAGAACGGATATTCACCTCAGCCGGCTAAGGGAAGAAGGGAAAATATTTGAATCTGCAGTTCCGCTTCTGTCCCGGTTGTCGGTTCCATCCCTCCTTATTCTGGGGGAGCACGATCCCGTCACATGCGAGCGTCATATTCGGGCGTATAAGGAAGCCGCGCAAGGCGAGATCATTATGATGAAGGGCTGCGGGCATACGCCGCATAAGGAACAGCCTGCACTATACAGAGATACGGTCAGCAAATTCATTCTTGCAAAGTCGAAAACCGATCGAGGCAAGAACCACGGAAGGGCGCCCGAAAGCTTGAGGATAGGGAAATGGGGTGGGTGTTAG
- a CDS encoding transposase produces the protein MEINAGTELQPFSSRFNSEQDCMEALIVMKWPNGFVCPRCAHTRCSRLTSRHIPLFECGKCKHQTSPLVGTIFEGTHLPLLKWFEALDLFLLEGGISAMRLRQVIRVAYKTAWSMLHKIRHAVGEFDARELLSGDVKVNSDQYGRNPSRCQLSHPYASAVVAGCTVTESGEPEQVKIRLVPHKRGDGKMANRHDLTAFISGHVDVRTSAVQLFPQAFRLYAPLRKVVREAWKSLKSTYGALGLKHLQAYLNEYTVRRRLRLQGGRPGAEETMRQQLLQMCVAIPAIPYRRLIARQPNQPLAVAA, from the coding sequence ATGGAGATCAATGCGGGAACGGAACTTCAGCCATTCAGCAGCCGTTTTAACAGCGAGCAGGACTGCATGGAAGCGCTAATCGTGATGAAGTGGCCAAACGGCTTTGTCTGTCCGCGCTGCGCTCACACCCGGTGCAGCCGTCTGACCTCCCGGCATATCCCCTTGTTCGAGTGCGGAAAGTGCAAGCATCAAACATCGCCTTTGGTCGGCACGATTTTTGAAGGAACGCATCTGCCCTTGCTCAAGTGGTTCGAGGCCCTGGATTTATTCCTGCTGGAGGGCGGCATCTCGGCGATGCGGCTGCGCCAGGTGATCCGGGTCGCCTACAAGACCGCCTGGTCGATGCTGCACAAAATACGCCATGCCGTGGGGGAGTTCGATGCCCGGGAGCTGCTCTCCGGAGACGTGAAGGTGAACAGTGATCAGTATGGGCGTAATCCGTCCCGGTGTCAGCTTTCGCATCCGTACGCCTCGGCGGTCGTAGCCGGCTGCACGGTCACGGAGTCGGGCGAGCCGGAGCAGGTCAAAATCCGCCTGGTGCCGCATAAGCGGGGAGACGGGAAAATGGCAAACCGTCACGATCTAACCGCTTTTATTAGCGGGCATGTGGATGTCCGTACATCGGCGGTACAATTGTTTCCTCAGGCCTTTCGGCTGTATGCTCCCTTGCGGAAAGTGGTGAGGGAGGCGTGGAAATCGCTGAAGAGTACGTATGGAGCCTTGGGACTGAAGCATCTGCAGGCGTACCTGAACGAGTACACCGTACGCCGCCGGCTGCGCCTGCAAGGAGGACGGCCCGGAGCGGAAGAAACGATGCGGCAGCAGTTGCTGCAGATGTGTGTGGCGATTCCGGCGATCCCTTACCGCCGGCTGATCGCGCGCCAACCGAACCAGCCCCTTGCGGTTGCGGCCTGA
- a CDS encoding AAA family ATPase: protein MNAYLRKIALRREEVPSFERYPFHLPAVASLDQMEFHPKVTYIVGENGMGKSTLLEAVAVALGFNPEGGTLNFNFATAETHSELHRYIRTVRGAFRPRDGFFFRAESYYNLATEIDKLDREPGGGSVIASYGGRSLHMMSHGESFFAAFMNRFGGRGLYIMDEPEAALSPYRQMAMLSRIHDLVRAHSQFIISTHSPVLMAYPDSAIYQLTADGIRTVKLEDTDHYIIMKEFLNNREGMLRELLKD, encoded by the coding sequence ATGAACGCTTATTTGCGAAAAATCGCCTTGCGGCGGGAGGAAGTGCCCTCGTTTGAGCGGTATCCGTTTCACCTTCCCGCGGTGGCTTCGCTGGATCAGATGGAGTTCCATCCCAAGGTCACATACATTGTCGGTGAAAACGGGATGGGAAAATCGACGCTGCTGGAAGCGGTGGCGGTCGCGCTCGGCTTCAATCCGGAGGGCGGAACGCTGAACTTCAACTTCGCGACGGCGGAGACGCACTCCGAGCTCCACCGCTACATCCGCACGGTGCGCGGGGCGTTCCGGCCGCGGGACGGGTTCTTTTTTCGCGCGGAGAGCTATTACAACCTGGCCACGGAAATCGACAAACTCGACCGTGAACCGGGCGGGGGCTCTGTGATCGCGTCTTACGGCGGGAGGTCGCTACATATGATGTCGCATGGGGAGTCTTTTTTCGCGGCGTTTATGAACCGTTTCGGGGGCCGGGGCCTTTACATCATGGACGAGCCGGAAGCGGCGCTGTCGCCGTACCGGCAAATGGCGATGCTGTCGCGCATCCACGATTTGGTCCGTGCGCATTCCCAGTTTATCATTTCCACCCACTCGCCGGTTCTAATGGCTTATCCCGACAGCGCGATCTACCAGTTGACGGCGGACGGCATCCGCACGGTCAAGCTTGAAGACACCGATCATTACATCATTATGAAGGAATTTTTAAACAACCGGGAAGGGATGCTGCGGGAGCTGCTTAAGGATTAG